Proteins encoded by one window of Lactobacillus sp. ESL0684:
- the ezrA gene encoding septation ring formation regulator EzrA has product MSSTQSIVTVVIILMIILIVAFMVIVNRRQLREIIELDNLISKIEKMDLQQDIERLNKMELAGESLTTLTTWQNCYQDAIENKIPQVEQLLEQAADQNVHYHLFKAHKNIKQAQEILQPTYDDVKNTKEVFTELLESNRENQLQYEALLKLYRQMRKAVLADSFDYGAALDKIETELTALEADFAEAKGLTAQGDQVEAKRILSKIKVALNNMQDKLPKLKQSRHELDSVFQAQLSELSDTYKLMMSEKFYITKVDVLAEIKKIQQQVAQANEFLADLKISELADEIQEIKQKIDYLYDLLTKEYQAKPFIEENQDKIQRLLARGQVESKNLVEKLRHIDESYELTHGELDESRELEQEVNDLNRQYTVDTQNIADGKGVYSEIKNSWLDLLDRLRAISERQKQMAQDVEGLYDSENVANDSIKRFKQEISLVYRRLERKNLPGNPDTFIQMYTLVVNEVGHVAEELSQVRINMEKISTELIQISDDVERLKREADDIINSADLVELTLQYSNKYSGNDAVKQAQQKAMQLYSQDFNYKEALDTIATAIEKVEPGSYQRLENIYYSERKNS; this is encoded by the coding sequence ATGTCATCAACCCAGTCTATAGTTACCGTAGTTATAATTTTAATGATTATTCTTATTGTGGCATTTATGGTTATTGTTAATCGGCGACAATTGCGTGAGATCATCGAGCTTGACAATTTAATTAGTAAAATTGAAAAGATGGACTTGCAACAGGATATTGAACGCCTTAATAAGATGGAGCTTGCTGGTGAAAGTTTAACAACGCTAACAACTTGGCAAAATTGTTATCAAGATGCAATTGAAAATAAAATTCCGCAAGTTGAACAGTTACTTGAGCAAGCTGCAGATCAAAATGTCCATTATCATTTGTTTAAAGCACATAAAAATATCAAACAAGCGCAAGAAATACTGCAGCCAACTTATGATGACGTCAAAAATACTAAGGAAGTTTTCACTGAACTACTTGAATCTAATCGAGAAAATCAATTACAATATGAGGCACTACTTAAACTTTATCGGCAAATGCGTAAAGCTGTTTTAGCTGACTCATTTGATTATGGTGCTGCTTTAGATAAAATTGAAACTGAATTAACTGCTTTAGAAGCTGATTTTGCAGAAGCTAAGGGGTTAACCGCACAGGGTGATCAAGTTGAAGCTAAACGGATTTTATCTAAAATAAAAGTTGCCTTAAATAATATGCAAGATAAGCTCCCGAAACTAAAGCAAAGTCGCCACGAACTTGATAGTGTGTTTCAAGCACAGTTAAGTGAGTTATCTGATACATATAAATTAATGATGTCTGAGAAATTCTACATCACTAAAGTTGATGTGCTTGCAGAAATTAAGAAGATTCAGCAACAGGTAGCGCAGGCCAATGAATTTTTGGCTGATTTAAAGATATCTGAATTAGCTGATGAAATTCAGGAGATTAAACAAAAAATTGATTATTTGTATGATCTTTTAACCAAGGAATATCAGGCCAAACCATTTATCGAAGAAAACCAGGATAAGATTCAGCGTTTGCTAGCACGTGGTCAAGTTGAATCTAAAAATTTGGTTGAAAAATTGCGTCATATTGATGAAAGCTATGAATTAACTCATGGTGAACTTGATGAAAGTCGTGAGCTAGAACAAGAAGTTAATGATTTGAATCGGCAATATACGGTTGATACCCAAAATATTGCCGATGGCAAAGGCGTTTACTCTGAAATCAAAAATTCTTGGCTGGACTTACTTGATCGTTTGCGCGCAATTAGCGAACGGCAAAAGCAAATGGCGCAGGATGTTGAGGGACTTTATGATTCTGAGAATGTTGCCAATGATTCAATTAAGCGATTTAAACAGGAAATTTCGTTAGTATATCGTCGCTTAGAACGTAAAAATTTACCTGGTAATCCAGATACTTTTATTCAGATGTATACCTTAGTAGTTAATGAAGTTGGTCATGTTGCTGAAGAACTAAGTCAGGTTCGCATAAATATGGAAAAAATATCAACAGAATTAATTCAAATTTCCGATGATGTTGAGCGCTTAAAACGTGAAGCGGATGACATTATTAATTCTGCTGATCTAGTTGAGTTAACTCTCCAATATTCTAATAAATATTCTGGTAATGATGCTGTAAAACAGGCTCAACAAAAGGCGATGCAGCTTTATAGTCAAGACTTCAATTATAAAGAAGCTTTAGATACAATTGCAACGGCCATTGAAAAGGTAGAGCCTGGGTCATATCAACGTTTGGAAAATATTTATTATTCTGAACGTAAAAATAGTTAA
- a CDS encoding HAD family phosphatase — protein sequence MRVKGIDKEITGILFDMDGLLINSENLYWQANIQAAQEAGLNMPDDTYLKLVGSTTNDMQDFYHRYFKNQDQKQQFIDRTNELVKQWSQEGQLKLRSGVQAALDTFQKLGLPMAVVSSNDEAVIEYDLWQTGIRNYFKFHLNYDDVKREQLKPKPAPDIYLWAAKKMHVPKENILAFEDSGTGLAAAKNAGLKCVMVPDLLPATEVDQKNAVFICDDFFEFLQKI from the coding sequence ATGCGAGTCAAAGGAATAGACAAAGAGATTACTGGTATCCTATTTGATATGGATGGCTTGCTAATTAATTCGGAGAATTTATACTGGCAGGCTAATATTCAAGCTGCACAAGAAGCAGGACTCAATATGCCAGATGATACATATTTAAAATTAGTAGGTTCAACTACTAATGATATGCAGGATTTTTATCATCGATATTTTAAAAATCAAGACCAGAAGCAGCAGTTTATTGATCGCACTAATGAATTAGTTAAACAATGGAGCCAAGAAGGGCAGCTAAAACTGCGTTCGGGTGTTCAAGCTGCACTTGATACTTTTCAAAAGTTGGGCTTACCTATGGCAGTTGTATCAAGCAATGACGAAGCAGTAATTGAATATGACTTATGGCAAACAGGAATTCGGAATTACTTTAAGTTTCATCTAAATTATGATGATGTTAAACGTGAGCAGCTTAAACCTAAACCAGCTCCGGATATTTATTTATGGGCTGCTAAAAAAATGCACGTACCTAAAGAAAATATCTTAGCTTTTGAAGATTCGGGAACTGGCCTTGCTGCTGCTAAAAATGCGGGGCTTAAATGCGTCATGGTACCCGACTTATTGCCTGCGACTGAAGTAGATCAAAAAAATGCGGTGTTTATTTGCGATGACTTTTTTGAATTTTTACAAAAAATATAG
- the thiI gene encoding tRNA uracil 4-sulfurtransferase ThiI, which yields MKYTEIMVRYGELSTKGKNRKDFIGRLAGNVTKVLHDFPEIEIHPRHDRMHIVLNGASFSEVDQRLRKVFGIQTYSPTIKVEKTLQAIEETSLELMKETFKPGMTFKVNTRRSDHHFTYDTNELNTMVGDYLFKHMADLKVEMKHPDLTLRIEVRQDAIYISNQLLHGVGGMPVGTGGRAVMMLSGGIDSPVASYLALKRGVDIEMIHFYSPPYTTQKALNKAKELTGILANYSGRINFIAVPFAEIQETIKEKLPEGYLMTVQRRFMLRLADRIRAQRNELAIFNGESVGQVASQTLESMAAINDVTTTPVVRPVATMDKTEIIKLAEEIGTFDLSIEPFEDCCTIFAPPRPKTKPKIDKAREFEARLDVEGLIERALSGIKVTTIHPNEKFLADKAEEDAALL from the coding sequence ATGAAATATACTGAAATTATGGTTCGTTATGGTGAACTGTCAACTAAAGGCAAGAATCGTAAGGACTTTATTGGCCGATTGGCAGGCAATGTGACCAAGGTGTTGCATGATTTTCCTGAAATTGAAATTCATCCTCGTCATGATCGGATGCATATTGTGCTTAACGGAGCGTCTTTTAGTGAAGTTGATCAACGTTTGCGTAAGGTGTTTGGTATCCAAACTTATTCACCAACGATTAAGGTAGAAAAAACACTGCAAGCAATTGAAGAAACTTCTCTGGAATTGATGAAAGAAACTTTTAAGCCAGGCATGACTTTTAAAGTAAATACTAGGCGTAGCGATCATCATTTTACCTATGATACTAACGAACTGAATACCATGGTTGGTGACTATTTATTTAAACATATGGCAGACTTAAAGGTAGAAATGAAGCATCCCGACTTAACATTAAGAATTGAAGTTCGCCAGGATGCTATTTATATTTCTAATCAATTATTGCATGGTGTAGGCGGGATGCCAGTTGGAACTGGAGGTCGCGCCGTGATGATGCTATCAGGTGGGATTGATTCACCGGTGGCATCATATTTGGCATTAAAGCGAGGCGTTGATATCGAAATGATCCATTTCTACAGTCCACCATATACAACGCAAAAAGCACTAAATAAAGCCAAAGAATTAACGGGTATCCTGGCTAATTATTCAGGACGGATTAATTTTATTGCAGTACCGTTTGCTGAAATCCAAGAGACTATCAAAGAAAAACTACCAGAAGGATATTTAATGACGGTCCAGCGGCGGTTTATGCTGCGGCTAGCTGATAGAATTCGTGCTCAAAGAAATGAATTAGCAATTTTTAATGGTGAGTCTGTTGGTCAAGTTGCTTCACAAACTCTAGAGTCGATGGCGGCAATTAATGATGTAACCACAACACCAGTAGTACGACCGGTAGCAACGATGGATAAGACTGAAATTATTAAATTAGCTGAAGAAATTGGTACTTTTGACCTATCAATTGAGCCATTTGAAGATTGTTGCACCATTTTTGCACCACCAAGACCGAAGACAAAGCCCAAAATTGATAAGGCACGAGAATTTGAAGCAAGACTTGATGTTGAAGGCTTAATAGAGCGAGCTTTATCTGGAATTAAAGTGACAACAATTCATCCAAATGAAAAGTTTTTAGCAGATAAAGCTGAAGAAGATGCTGCTTTATTATAA
- the rpsD gene encoding 30S ribosomal protein S4 yields the protein MSRYTGPSWKRSRRLGISLSGTGKEISRRNYAPGQHGPNSRGRLSEYGEQLHEKQKLRWMYGLNERQFRTLFERAGKIRQGEHGVNFMILLERRLDSVVYRLGLATTREQARQLVNHGHVTVDGKRVDIPSYEVKVGQTIGLRERSKNLQQVKDALEAVVNRPSFVSFDDNKLEGTFVRLPERDELEPEINEALVVEYYNKLL from the coding sequence ATGTCAAGATATACAGGTCCAAGTTGGAAACGTTCAAGAAGATTAGGTATCTCACTTTCAGGTACTGGCAAGGAAATTAGTCGTCGTAACTATGCTCCTGGTCAACATGGTCCAAATTCACGTGGTCGTTTATCAGAATATGGTGAACAATTACACGAAAAGCAAAAGTTGCGTTGGATGTATGGTTTGAATGAACGTCAATTTAGAACTTTGTTTGAACGCGCTGGTAAGATTCGTCAAGGTGAACACGGTGTTAACTTCATGATTTTACTTGAACGTCGTTTAGATAGCGTAGTTTATCGTCTAGGTTTAGCCACTACTAGAGAGCAAGCTAGACAATTAGTTAACCACGGTCATGTTACTGTTGATGGCAAGCGGGTTGACATTCCTTCTTATGAAGTTAAAGTTGGTCAGACTATTGGTTTAAGAGAAAGATCAAAGAACTTACAACAAGTTAAAGACGCTCTTGAAGCTGTAGTAAATCGTCCTTCATTTGTTTCATTTGATGACAATAAACTGGAAGGTACCTTTGTACGTTTACCAGAACGTGATGAATTGGAACCTGAAATTAATGAAGCTTTAGTTGTTGAATACTACAACAAGTTACTTTAA
- a CDS encoding cysteine desulfurase family protein, whose amino-acid sequence MIYFDNSATTKIDDTVLSTYNTVARDIWGNPSSLHQMGDRAAQLLTSSRQQIAQLLGVKQEEVFFTSGGTESNNTAIKGTAIQKREFGKHLITSSVEHASVMNDFNALENLGYRVTRLPVDRHGRVNVNDLRQAIDTDTTLVSIMGVNNEIGTIQPIDDISDLLTNYPTIQFHVDNVQALGKNIWSQVFTERVDLASFSAHKFHAPRGIGILYKKTGKMLSPLLDGGGQEKGLRSGTENLPAIAAMAKAIRLLLTDEQAKAEQELAIKSKISDYLQTKPGVKIFSELNDDFAPHILCFALKGIRGETLVHTLEDYDIYTSTTSACASTRSDEASTLAAMHIDNDLATSAIRLSFDESNTLAEATEFIHTFEQIYNHFAQINHLGD is encoded by the coding sequence GTGATTTATTTTGATAATAGCGCTACTACAAAAATTGATGATACAGTTTTGAGTACGTATAACACCGTTGCACGGGATATTTGGGGCAATCCGTCAAGCTTACACCAAATGGGCGACCGAGCGGCTCAATTGCTAACTAGTTCGCGTCAGCAAATTGCCCAACTCTTAGGTGTTAAGCAGGAAGAAGTTTTCTTTACATCTGGTGGAACTGAGTCTAATAATACTGCGATTAAGGGAACAGCTATTCAAAAACGTGAATTTGGTAAGCACCTGATTACTTCAAGCGTTGAACATGCTTCTGTGATGAATGATTTTAATGCGTTAGAAAATTTAGGTTATCGGGTCACCAGATTGCCTGTTGATCGCCATGGTAGGGTTAATGTTAACGACTTACGTCAGGCGATTGATACAGATACTACTTTGGTTTCAATTATGGGAGTTAATAATGAAATTGGAACTATTCAGCCAATTGATGACATTAGCGATCTTTTAACTAATTATCCGACAATTCAATTTCATGTTGATAACGTTCAAGCTTTAGGTAAAAATATCTGGTCACAGGTATTTACTGAGCGAGTAGATCTAGCTAGTTTTTCTGCACATAAGTTTCATGCTCCTCGCGGAATTGGTATTTTATATAAAAAAACTGGCAAAATGTTGAGTCCATTGCTAGATGGTGGTGGTCAGGAAAAAGGCTTGCGTTCTGGAACTGAAAATTTACCAGCTATTGCTGCAATGGCTAAGGCAATTCGTTTGTTGTTAACTGATGAACAAGCTAAAGCTGAACAAGAATTAGCAATTAAAAGTAAAATTAGTGATTATTTGCAAACTAAACCTGGAGTGAAAATCTTTTCTGAGCTTAATGATGATTTTGCACCGCATATTCTTTGTTTTGCTTTAAAGGGAATTCGGGGAGAAACTTTAGTTCATACACTTGAAGACTATGATATTTACACTTCAACTACTTCAGCTTGTGCTTCAACTCGAAGTGATGAGGCCAGTACTTTAGCTGCTATGCATATTGATAATGATTTAGCAACCAGTGCAATTCGCCTAAGTTTTGATGAGAGTAATACCTTGGCTGAAGCGACAGAGTTTATCCATACTTTTGAACAAATTTATAATCATTTTGCGCAAATTAATCATTTAGGAGATTGA
- a CDS encoding valine--tRNA ligase, with translation MTDLAAKYDHKEVEEGRYQDWLDQGLFKPSGDKKAKPYSIVIPPPNVTGKLHLGHAWDTAIQDTLIRFKRMQGYDTLYLPGMDHAGIATQAKVEAKLRDQGKDRHEMGREAFVKQVWDWKDEYANIIKGQWGKMGLSLDYSRERFTLDEGLSKAVRRVFVQLYNEGLIYRGEYIINWDPALQTALSDIEVIHQDDEGAFYHIKYPFADGSGYVDIATTRPETMFGDTAVAVAPGDERYKDLVGKELVLPLVGRHLPVIEDQHVDPDFGSGLVKITPAHDPNDFAVGNRHNLKRINVMNADGSMNEECGKYAGMDRFDCREQLVADLKEAGYLIKVDPIVHSVGHSERSGVQVEPRLSKQWFVKMKPLAEKALANQKTQDKVNFVPERFEETFNQWMENVHDWVISRQLWWGHRIPAWYHKETGEMYVGEEAPKDIENWDQDPDVLDTWFSSALWPFSTMGWPDEEASDFQRYFPTDTLVTGYDIIFFWVSRMVFQSLEFTNKRPFKDVVLHGLIRDEQGRKMSKSLGNGVDPMDVVDQYGADALRWFLLNGTAPGQDTRYNPKKLSAAWNFINKIWNAARFVIMNLPDNAQPAKMPDTSKFDLADSWIFDRLNTTVANVIRLFDEYQFGEAGRELYNFIWNDFCDWYIEIAKVDLNSDDSELKTRKQENLIWILDQTLRLLHPIMPFVTEKLWLSMPHTGKSIMVAKYPEPHKEFANQSAREDMAFLIEIIKAVRKIRLEVNAPMSSAIDIKIQLSEQKNERILTDNENYVKNFLHPKHLEIATEITAPKLAKTAVVSGAQIFVPLSELVNIDDEIKRMEKEQASLQQEVARATKKLANEGFVAHAPEAVINKEKAKQADYENQLAGVQKRIQELKESK, from the coding sequence ATGACTGATTTAGCAGCAAAGTATGACCATAAAGAAGTTGAAGAGGGAAGATACCAAGATTGGCTTGATCAAGGGCTGTTCAAACCATCGGGTGATAAAAAAGCCAAGCCATATTCGATTGTTATTCCCCCACCAAATGTTACGGGAAAATTACATTTGGGGCATGCCTGGGACACTGCGATTCAAGATACTTTAATTCGTTTTAAGCGAATGCAAGGTTATGATACTTTATATTTGCCTGGAATGGACCATGCTGGGATTGCAACTCAAGCTAAAGTTGAAGCAAAGTTGCGTGATCAGGGCAAGGATCGTCACGAAATGGGACGAGAAGCCTTTGTCAAGCAAGTTTGGGACTGGAAAGATGAATATGCCAATATCATCAAAGGCCAATGGGGTAAGATGGGGTTGTCACTTGACTATTCTCGTGAGCGTTTTACTCTTGATGAAGGTTTATCTAAGGCAGTCCGCAGAGTATTTGTGCAACTTTACAATGAAGGCTTAATTTATCGCGGTGAATATATCATTAACTGGGATCCAGCTCTGCAGACTGCTTTGAGTGATATAGAGGTTATTCATCAGGACGATGAAGGTGCTTTTTATCATATTAAGTATCCATTCGCTGATGGGTCTGGATATGTTGATATTGCTACGACTCGTCCAGAAACGATGTTTGGTGATACCGCGGTTGCTGTTGCTCCAGGGGATGAACGCTACAAAGATTTAGTTGGTAAAGAGTTAGTTTTACCATTAGTTGGTCGTCATTTACCAGTTATTGAAGATCAGCATGTTGATCCTGACTTTGGTTCTGGGTTAGTAAAAATTACACCAGCTCATGATCCCAATGATTTTGCTGTTGGTAATCGGCATAATCTAAAGCGGATTAATGTTATGAATGCTGACGGATCTATGAACGAAGAATGTGGCAAATATGCTGGAATGGATCGGTTTGACTGCCGTGAGCAATTAGTGGCTGACTTAAAAGAAGCTGGCTATTTGATTAAGGTCGATCCAATTGTCCATTCAGTTGGACATTCTGAACGTTCAGGAGTTCAGGTTGAACCGCGTTTGTCTAAGCAATGGTTTGTTAAAATGAAGCCATTAGCTGAAAAGGCTTTGGCTAACCAAAAAACTCAAGATAAGGTTAATTTTGTTCCGGAACGCTTCGAAGAAACATTTAATCAGTGGATGGAAAACGTTCATGATTGGGTAATTTCACGTCAATTGTGGTGGGGACATCGCATTCCAGCTTGGTACCACAAGGAAACTGGTGAAATGTATGTTGGTGAAGAAGCACCTAAAGATATCGAGAATTGGGATCAAGATCCAGATGTGCTGGACACTTGGTTTTCAAGTGCATTGTGGCCATTTTCAACAATGGGCTGGCCAGATGAAGAAGCATCTGATTTTCAACGGTATTTCCCAACTGATACGTTAGTAACTGGCTATGATATCATTTTCTTTTGGGTTTCTAGAATGGTGTTCCAAAGTTTAGAGTTTACCAATAAAAGACCATTTAAAGATGTAGTTCTGCATGGATTAATTCGTGACGAGCAAGGCCGTAAGATGAGTAAATCTTTAGGTAATGGTGTCGATCCGATGGATGTAGTTGATCAGTACGGTGCTGATGCATTAAGATGGTTTTTGTTAAACGGAACTGCGCCTGGTCAAGATACTCGTTATAATCCTAAGAAACTTTCTGCTGCTTGGAACTTTATCAATAAGATTTGGAATGCCGCGCGTTTTGTGATAATGAACTTACCAGACAATGCTCAACCAGCTAAAATGCCAGATACAAGTAAGTTTGACTTAGCAGATAGTTGGATCTTTGATCGTCTAAATACAACAGTGGCTAACGTGATTCGTCTATTTGATGAATATCAATTTGGTGAAGCCGGCAGAGAATTATATAACTTTATTTGGAACGATTTCTGTGATTGGTATATTGAAATTGCTAAGGTTGATTTAAACAGCGATGATTCAGAACTTAAAACTAGAAAGCAAGAGAATCTAATTTGGATTCTTGATCAAACTTTACGTTTGCTTCATCCAATCATGCCATTTGTAACTGAAAAACTATGGTTATCAATGCCGCATACTGGGAAATCGATTATGGTTGCTAAGTATCCTGAGCCACATAAAGAATTTGCAAATCAGAGTGCTAGGGAAGACATGGCCTTTTTAATTGAAATTATTAAAGCGGTTCGAAAAATTCGTTTGGAAGTTAATGCGCCAATGTCATCAGCAATTGATATTAAGATTCAACTTTCAGAACAGAAGAATGAACGGATTTTGACGGATAACGAAAACTACGTTAAAAACTTTCTGCATCCAAAGCATTTAGAAATTGCTACAGAAATTACAGCACCAAAACTAGCTAAAACTGCTGTTGTTTCTGGAGCACAGATTTTTGTTCCATTAAGTGAATTAGTTAATATTGATGATGAAATTAAGCGAATGGAAAAGGAACAGGCTAGTCTTCAGCAAGAAGTAGCACGTGCGACTAAAAAGCTTGCTAATGAAGGTTTTGTTGCTCATGCACCGGAAGCGGTAATTAACAAAGAAAAGGCCAAACAGGCTGATTATGAAAATCAACTTGCTGGGGTTCAAAAACGGATTCAAGAATTGAAAGAGAGTAAATAA
- a CDS encoding YueI family protein — MTEDLNTRVEHAAQGITPQTKPDERRRFLGSLRERVLVRMNNTEVTDPKLTSLFLNHFADYQGYSILINGNLDDNFLNQVEAQCGRYEVPFTLVNNETARTGSEDTAILVVAKTAINKPRIEVNQVYSPELPKDQLSSSQPKKKSGFWHRLFHGDN, encoded by the coding sequence ATGACCGAAGATTTAAACACCCGTGTTGAACACGCTGCTCAAGGTATTACACCGCAAACTAAACCAGATGAACGCAGAAGATTCTTAGGATCACTGCGCGAACGCGTATTAGTCAGAATGAATAATACCGAAGTAACTGACCCAAAATTGACTAGTCTTTTTTTAAATCATTTTGCCGATTACCAGGGCTACTCAATTCTAATTAACGGCAATTTAGATGATAATTTTTTAAATCAAGTCGAGGCACAGTGTGGCCGTTATGAGGTCCCTTTTACCTTAGTTAACAATGAAACTGCCCGCACTGGTAGTGAAGATACGGCAATCTTAGTAGTAGCCAAAACCGCAATCAATAAACCTAGAATTGAAGTTAATCAAGTTTATTCCCCTGAATTGCCTAAAGACCAGTTATCAAGCTCACAGCCAAAGAAAAAATCTGGCTTTTGGCATCGACTATTCCATGGAGATAATTAA
- a CDS encoding folylpolyglutamate synthase/dihydrofolate synthase family protein — MIFTNAQAVISYLYTLPKLHDKADLSYIKRVLAVLDNPQDKIKTIHVTGTNGKGSTSYYLSNLLQKAGQKTGLFVSPYVFAFGERMQVNGQNISDDQLVIVANQVERALSKISRKESNFALSTFEYEVAMAFTFFAQVKCDYAVIEVGIGGRRDQTNVIIPEVSIITTVGLDHEKLIGPTIEDIAREKSGIIKANRPVVLGNIPTSVLPIIEQQANQMHAPCYLLSRDFTVNSNQRLSYQDKQHKLEFFIKPEVESYDIAVAVQAFNLLKIPLTAAEIVAAINQTVIPGRYQILQNDPLIILDGAHNLQAMSNLLEFVHQEQNKRHGQVRTLIMMMKDKDLGPVFSLFNDTDQVELTTIDYPRAAKKQDFPKSIQAKYSYHEDWQQAYNKLKRVSTSHDILLVTGSFYLVGNVLQLEAGK; from the coding sequence GTGATTTTTACCAATGCTCAAGCTGTAATTTCTTATTTATATACATTACCTAAATTGCATGACAAAGCTGATTTATCATATATTAAGCGCGTACTAGCAGTTTTAGATAATCCCCAAGATAAGATAAAGACGATTCATGTTACGGGCACCAATGGTAAAGGCTCAACTTCTTACTATTTGAGTAATTTGTTACAAAAGGCTGGTCAAAAGACTGGCCTTTTTGTCTCACCGTATGTCTTTGCCTTTGGCGAACGAATGCAGGTCAATGGCCAAAATATAAGTGATGACCAGCTTGTAATAGTTGCTAATCAAGTTGAAAGAGCTCTATCCAAAATTAGCCGTAAAGAAAGTAACTTTGCTTTGTCTACTTTTGAATATGAAGTTGCCATGGCTTTTACTTTTTTTGCTCAAGTAAAGTGTGATTATGCTGTAATTGAAGTTGGAATTGGCGGCAGACGAGATCAGACTAACGTAATAATTCCAGAAGTTAGCATAATTACCACTGTCGGCCTAGATCATGAAAAACTAATTGGTCCAACTATCGAAGATATTGCTCGTGAAAAGAGTGGAATAATTAAAGCTAATCGACCAGTTGTCCTAGGCAATATTCCCACTAGTGTCTTGCCAATTATTGAGCAGCAGGCTAATCAAATGCATGCTCCGTGCTATCTATTGAGCCGTGACTTCACAGTTAACTCTAATCAAAGATTATCTTATCAAGATAAACAGCATAAGCTAGAATTTTTTATTAAGCCCGAAGTAGAAAGTTATGATATCGCAGTTGCCGTTCAAGCTTTTAACTTATTAAAAATTCCACTAACTGCTGCAGAAATTGTTGCAGCTATCAATCAAACTGTTATTCCCGGTCGTTACCAAATTTTGCAAAATGATCCGCTAATCATCCTTGATGGTGCTCATAATTTGCAAGCAATGAGCAATTTATTGGAGTTTGTGCATCAGGAACAAAATAAGCGTCATGGGCAAGTTAGAACTTTGATTATGATGATGAAAGATAAGGATCTTGGTCCAGTATTTTCACTATTCAATGATACTGATCAAGTCGAATTAACGACAATTGATTATCCACGCGCGGCAAAAAAACAGGATTTTCCTAAGTCAATCCAGGCGAAGTATTCTTATCATGAAGATTGGCAACAAGCCTATAACAAGCTAAAACGAGTTAGTACTTCTCATGATATATTATTAGTAACGGGTTCTTTTTATTTGGTAGGCAATGTTTTACAATTGGAGGCAGGTAAATAA